A stretch of DNA from Thiothrix subterranea:
AACTCGCCGCGCTCCCCTTGCTTCAACACAATACCTTGAAAACGCACACGCTGGTGATGGAAGGCGGCAGCCTCGAAACGGATGGGCAAGGCACGTTGCTGACCACGGAAATTTGCCTGCTCAACCCCAACCGCAACCCAACACTGGATAGAACCGCAATCGAAGCCGAATTGCGCCAAACACTCGGCGTTACCCGCATTTTGTGGCTGGCACACGGGCATTTGGAAGGCGATGATACCGATGCGCACATCGACACGCTGGCACGCTTTGCTGACGCTGACAGTATCGTGTACATGAGCTGCACCGATTCAGCCGATTCGCATTACCCTGCGTTGCAAGCGATGCAAACGGAATTGCAAGCCTTGCGTCAAGCCAATGGTGAACCGTACCGGCTGTTCCCAATCCCCATGCCGGAAGCGATTTACGCAGAGGGGCGGCGCTTGCCCGCGAGTTACGTCAACTTCCTGATCATCAATGGTGCGGTATTGTTGCCCGTGTATGCCGATGAATGTTTTGATCCGGTCGCCATTGAGCAAATGCGAGCAGCCTTCCCGCAGCATGAAATTATCCCGATTGATTGCCGCGCCTTGATTGCTCAGAATGGCAGTCTTCACTGTATCACCATGCAAATTCCGCAAGAGGTCGTTAGCGTATGAGTCGTCATTTAAGCGTCGCCGTGGTGCAACACAGCAATACGGCTGATTACGCCGTTAACCTGGAACAGAGCATCGCGGGGATTCGCCGTGCTACCGCGCAAGGCGCACAGTTGGTGATGTTGCAGGAATTGCATACCG
This window harbors:
- a CDS encoding agmatine deiminase family protein, with the protein product MENRDFLAEWHPQWGVLLAWPHPDTDWADNLEAAETCYAEIVSAISHRENVLLLCHDAPHQAHIATVLSTQTYRPERVHFVQVPYNDTWARDFGFITVMRDGKPLLLDFTFNAWGGKFGAEQDNAVNQQLAALPLLQHNTLKTHTLVMEGGSLETDGQGTLLTTEICLLNPNRNPTLDRTAIEAELRQTLGVTRILWLAHGHLEGDDTDAHIDTLARFADADSIVYMSCTDSADSHYPALQAMQTELQALRQANGEPYRLFPIPMPEAIYAEGRRLPASYVNFLIINGAVLLPVYADECFDPVAIEQMRAAFPQHEIIPIDCRALIAQNGSLHCITMQIPQEVVSV